The Streptomyces bacillaris sequence GCTCGCCCAGCGGGATGCGCAGCCCGATCAGGTCCTCCAGCCGGTTGAGCAGGGCCAGCGTCGCCTTCGGGTTCGGCGGCTGCGACACGTAGTGCGGCACCGCCGCCCACAGGCTCACCGCGGGCACCCCGGCATGCGTGCACGCCTCCTGGAGGATGCCGACGATGCCCGTCGGGCCCTCGTACCGGGTCTCCTCCAGCTGCATCGTCCGCGCCAGATCCGGGTCGGAGGTGACCCCGCTCACCGGCACCGGCCGGGTGTGCGGGGTGTCCCCGAGCAACGCGCCCAGGATGACGACCATTTCGACGCCCAGCTCATGGGCGAAGCCGAGAATCTCGTTGCAGAACGAGCGCCAGCGCATCGACGGCTCGATCCCGCGCACCAGGACCAGGTCCCGGGGCTTCTCCCCGCCGACGCGCACCACCGACAGCCGGGTCGTCGGCCAGGTGACCTTGCGCACCCCGTTCTCCAGCCACACCGTGGGCCGGTTGACCTGGAAGTCGTAGTAGTCCTCGGCGTCCAGCGCCGCGAACACCTCGCCCTTCCACTCCCGGTCCAGATGGCCGACCGCTGTGGAGGCGGCGTCACCGGCGTCGTTCCAGCCTTCGAACGCGGCCACCATGACCGGGTCGACCAGCTCGGGCACCGACTCGAGCTCGATCACCCGGGCCTCCTTCCGCTGACTCCATACGTACGGAGCAACCTTACGGCTTCGGGACCCTTCGACCGCAGCCCGTTTGCACGGCCGGGTGAACCTTGCCAGCAGGAGTGGATCATCGGGCCGAACAGTGCATCAGCCCCCGTCCGCCCTCACCGCCCCTTCACTCCCAGAGCGTGGAGGGCGCCTCCCGCCGCACCACCGGGGCGATCTCCTCCGCGAACCGCTGGAGCGTCTCCAGCTGCTCGGGCCGGCTCAGCCCGAAGCCGTCCACGGTGACCGACTGGAGGTCGTGGCGGTAGACGGTGTGCCAGCCGAGGATCTTGTCGATGATCTGCTGCGGGGAGCCGATGAGCTGCGGGCCGCCCTCGATCGCGTCCTCGATGGTCCGGAACGGGGTGTTGTATCCGGCCTTCCCCGCCAGATGCGGCTTGAACGTCTGCCGCACCCGCGCCTCGTACAGCTCCTTGTACTGGGCGACCGCCGCCTGCGAGCTGTCGGCGATGAGCAGCCCGCCGGAGCCCGCCGCCACCCGGGCCTCCGCCGGATCGTGCCCGTACGCCTCGAACCGCTCCCGGTAGTGCGCGATGAGCTTCGCGTACGCCTCGCGCGGCTGGATGGCGTTGGCGGTGAAGAGCGGATCGCCGTGTTTCGCCGCCAGCTCGGGGGAGTTGAGGCTGGTGGCCGAGCCGTGCCAGATCCGGGGGAGACCGTCGTACGGGCGGGGGACCGTGGTCACGTTCTTCAGCGGCGGGCGGAACTCGCCCTTCCAGTCGACGCCTTCCTCGGTCCAGAGCCGGCGCAGCAGCTCGTACTTCTCCTTCTGGAGGTCCCACTGCCGCTCCTCGTCCAGCCCGAAGAGGTCGAAGTGGCCCGCCTCGGCGCCCTTCCCGACGACCAGTTCGATCCGGCCCCGCGCTATCTGGTCGAGCGTCGCGAAGTCCTCCGCCACCCGGACCGGGTCGAGGATCGCGACGACGGTCACCCCGGTGAGCAGCCGGATCGTGGAGGTACGGGCCGCGATCGCGCCGAGCACCACGCTCGGGCTGGAGGAGAGGAACGCCCCGGCGTGCCGCTCACCGACCGAGTAGGAGTCGAAGCCCAGCTCCTCGGCGACGGACGCGGTGGCGATCACCTCCTCGAACCGGTCGGCGGGGGAGGCGAGTTCACCGGTCAGCGGGTGCGGGTCATGGCCGATCAGGGAAAGCACCGAGAATCTCATGGCCT is a genomic window containing:
- a CDS encoding PAC2 family protein, translating into MIELESVPELVDPVMVAAFEGWNDAGDAASTAVGHLDREWKGEVFAALDAEDYYDFQVNRPTVWLENGVRKVTWPTTRLSVVRVGGEKPRDLVLVRGIEPSMRWRSFCNEILGFAHELGVEMVVILGALLGDTPHTRPVPVSGVTSDPDLARTMQLEETRYEGPTGIVGILQEACTHAGVPAVSLWAAVPHYVSQPPNPKATLALLNRLEDLIGLRIPLGELPEDARAWQLGVDQLAAEDSEVAEYVQTLEEARDTAELPEASGEAIAREFERYLRRRDGGPGPGGHATESGDATYLRDPSSSRARPPKPPRTDPGPGRKPEERPEDKGPDESSGEGSGGE
- a CDS encoding LLM class flavin-dependent oxidoreductase, with the protein product MRFSVLSLIGHDPHPLTGELASPADRFEEVIATASVAEELGFDSYSVGERHAGAFLSSSPSVVLGAIAARTSTIRLLTGVTVVAILDPVRVAEDFATLDQIARGRIELVVGKGAEAGHFDLFGLDEERQWDLQKEKYELLRRLWTEEGVDWKGEFRPPLKNVTTVPRPYDGLPRIWHGSATSLNSPELAAKHGDPLFTANAIQPREAYAKLIAHYRERFEAYGHDPAEARVAAGSGGLLIADSSQAAVAQYKELYEARVRQTFKPHLAGKAGYNTPFRTIEDAIEGGPQLIGSPQQIIDKILGWHTVYRHDLQSVTVDGFGLSRPEQLETLQRFAEEIAPVVRREAPSTLWE